A region from the Vicia villosa cultivar HV-30 ecotype Madison, WI linkage group LG3, Vvil1.0, whole genome shotgun sequence genome encodes:
- the LOC131658580 gene encoding non-specific lipid-transfer protein 1-like, with translation TIINTTNQHQKEKLHISIQHRTSFQYSKKIKMNKVALITIMMACMLISSSHGKATLTCEQVTIWLTPCIPYGTLGGSVLPLCCQGVHSLNAAYKNGDDRRVACHCVQDRAALIPLIDYTRINQIGDLCGSKCPFKVYPSTNCDKVQ, from the exons ACCATCATTAACACAACTAATCAACACCAAAAAGAAAAGCTACATATTTCAATACAACATAgaacatcttttcaatattcaaaaaagataaaaatgaacAAAGTGGCATTGATTACTATAATGATGGCTTGCATGTTAATATCAAGCTCTCATGGTAAAGCAACTTTGACATGTGAACAAGTAACCATATGGTTAACTCCATGCATACCCTATGGAACATTGGGAGGGAGTGTTTTACCTTTGTGTTGCCAAGGGGTTCATTCCTTAAACGCTGCTTACAAGAATGGTGATGATAGAAGAGTTGCTTGTCACTGTGTTCAAGATAGGGCTGCATTGATCCCTTTGATTGATTACACTCGTATTAATCAAATTGGTGATCTTTGTGGATCTAAATGTCCTTTCAAAGTTTACCCTTCCACTAATTGCGACAA GGTTCAGTAA